From the genome of Methylocystis heyeri:
GACGCCCAGTATAACGTCGCTCGCATGTATCTCGAGGGATACGGCGTCAAGAAGGACCTGCGCCAGGGCGTGAGCTGGCTGGACCTCGCTGCGCGCAAGGGCCATGTCCAGGCGGAGGCGCTGCTCGGACAGCTCATGTTCACGGGCGTCGCGGGAGGCGTGGGGCAGCGGCCGCGCGGATTGATGTATCTGACGCTGGCGCGCGAGGCCGCGAGCGGCTCGTCCTCGGACCAGTGGATCATCGACTCTCACGACAAGGCCCTGGCCTCGGCCTCCGAGGCGGAGCGCAAGGCCGCCGTGGCGATGCTGGAAAGCTATCTCAAGCGGCGCGAGTGAAGGAAAACATTCTTCTGCGGGGCAGCGTTCTCTGGACAGCGCTAGAAGAAACTCGCAGTAGTTGGACATCCGCCCACGACCGCATGATTTTCGCCCGTCATTGCGAGCGAAGCGAAGCAATCCAGAGCCGCGCCAGCGCCATTTTATAATCAGGCCTGGCGGAAAATACCTCAAACAATTTATCTGGATTGCTTCGTCGCTTACGCTACTCGCAATGACGCCCCTGCCCCTTGGTTTGGAGAGTCGCAAGCACCGCCTTGGTTTTTTCTGGCGCTGCGTAAAATAAAAAAAGCCCCGCCGCGGCGGGGCTTTTTATTTTCTCCAACCGCTTACTGCGCCGCCAGCTTGATTTCCGGATAGGTGCAGCGATCCCCGTTCTTGTCGACGTGGAGATGCTCCGGCGGCTCGACGAAAGGAATGCCGAGCGTGTGCCAGACATCCACCATCGCCTCCACGAGAGAGGCTATGTGCTCGTGGGTGTGGCGCGGCGTCGGGGTGATGCGGAGCCGCTCCGACCCCTTGGCGACGGTCGGGTAATTGATGGGCTGGATGTAAATGTAATGACGATCCAGCAGCATGTCGCTGGCCGCCTTGCAGAGCTGCGCATCGCGCACCATCACGGGCACGATATGCGAGCCGTTCTCGAGCACCGGCAGGCCGGCGGCAGCGAGAGCATGCTTGGTGATATGGGCGGCGCGCTGATGCGCCGTCCGCAGATCGGGCCGCGCCTTGAGCAGGCGCACGGCGGCGCAGGCCGCGGCGGCCACCGCCGGCGGCAGGGCCGTGGTGAATATGAAAGAGGGAGCGTAGCCGCGAATGGCGTCGATGAGGTCGGCGTCGCCGGCGATATAGCCGCCCAGCGTGCCGAATCCCTTGGCCAGCGTCCCTTCGATCACGTCGATCTTGTTCATGACGCCGGCGAGTTCGCAAATGCCGCCGCCGCGCGCGCCGTACATTCCGACCGCGTGAACCTCGTCGATATAGGTCATCGCG
Proteins encoded in this window:
- the hemA gene encoding 5-aminolevulinate synthase, with protein sequence MVYRRYFQAAVSRLRSERRYRVFAHLERDVETFPQAVWHRPDGQTEDVTVWCSNDYLGMGQHPEVIAAMIETAGKVGAGAGGTRNISGTSHAIVELERELADLHGKEAALVFTSGWISNLAAISTIAGLLPGCLILSDASNHNSMIEGVKRSRAETKIFRHNDLAHLEELLQAAGDRPKLIVFESLYSMNGNIAPVAEIAALAERYGAMTYIDEVHAVGMYGARGGGICELAGVMNKIDVIEGTLAKGFGTLGGYIAGDADLIDAIRGYAPSFIFTTALPPAVAAAACAAVRLLKARPDLRTAHQRAAHITKHALAAAGLPVLENGSHIVPVMVRDAQLCKAASDMLLDRHYIYIQPINYPTVAKGSERLRITPTPRHTHEHIASLVEAMVDVWHTLGIPFVEPPEHLHVDKNGDRCTYPEIKLAAQ